Proteins from a single region of Flaviflexus salsibiostraticola:
- the heR gene encoding heliorhodopsin HeR, which produces MSEKTGARYSGLRRYNIIAAVVHAAQAVAVVLLATDFTLPVTATYLEGPPGTPPGDSVLLWDLSTPMLIALFLALSAVFHVIVSSPPFFARYRAGLEQGHNYFRWVEYSLSSSLMIVIIAQLVGISDVVALLALFGVNASMILFGWLQERYHTPGDGGWLPFIFGCFAGVIPWIGVVIYTIAPGSTTGAEPPGFVYGIIVSLFLFFNVFAIVQWLQYRPVGRFRDYLVGERLYITLSLTAKSALAWQIFAGTLAG; this is translated from the coding sequence ATGTCAGAGAAGACAGGCGCCCGCTACAGCGGGTTGCGCAGATACAACATCATCGCCGCGGTCGTCCACGCGGCTCAGGCAGTCGCGGTGGTGCTCCTCGCGACCGACTTCACCCTGCCGGTGACGGCCACCTATCTCGAGGGGCCTCCAGGAACCCCGCCAGGGGATTCCGTCCTTCTGTGGGATCTGTCGACCCCGATGCTGATCGCGCTGTTCCTCGCGCTCTCGGCGGTGTTCCACGTCATCGTCTCCTCGCCGCCGTTCTTTGCGCGATACAGGGCGGGCCTCGAGCAGGGGCATAACTACTTCCGCTGGGTCGAGTACTCCCTGTCGAGCTCGCTCATGATCGTCATCATCGCCCAGCTCGTCGGCATCTCCGACGTCGTGGCACTGCTGGCGCTGTTCGGCGTCAACGCATCGATGATTCTGTTCGGCTGGCTCCAGGAGCGCTATCACACGCCGGGCGACGGCGGATGGCTGCCCTTCATCTTCGGATGCTTCGCCGGAGTCATTCCCTGGATCGGCGTCGTCATCTACACGATCGCCCCGGGCTCGACGACAGGCGCAGAGCCGCCAGGCTTCGTCTACGGGATCATCGTCTCGCTGTTCCTGTTCTTCAACGTCTTCGCCATCGTTCAGTGGCTCCAGTACCGGCCGGTCGGCAGGTTCCGCGACTACCTCGTGGGGGAGAGGCTCTACATCACCCTCAGCCTCACGGCGAAGTCGGCACTCGCCTGGCAGATCTTCGCGGGGACCCTCGCGGGCTGA
- a CDS encoding DUF3253 domain-containing protein, producing the protein MTGPQPEKTDDGRWIIVSGRRWRATDPAIPEGLKDELVHELMRARRAIKSGDLTARARVHAAKVALGERGEPWWEPTDEGRRARALAATSTLLRERRGEPVHADEVARVVGGDGWQDILAIVESVFRDQHSNEKWVLQEDDAGLSVTAGPGFET; encoded by the coding sequence ATGACGGGCCCCCAACCGGAGAAGACTGACGATGGTCGATGGATCATTGTCAGCGGTCGCCGCTGGCGCGCCACCGATCCCGCGATTCCGGAAGGGCTCAAGGACGAGCTTGTGCATGAGCTCATGCGGGCGAGGCGTGCGATCAAGAGCGGCGACCTCACCGCCCGAGCCCGCGTTCACGCGGCGAAGGTGGCGCTGGGCGAGCGCGGTGAACCCTGGTGGGAGCCCACTGACGAGGGGCGGCGCGCCCGAGCTCTGGCCGCGACCAGCACGCTGCTGAGGGAGCGACGAGGCGAGCCGGTGCACGCCGACGAGGTCGCCCGGGTGGTTGGCGGAGACGGTTGGCAGGACATCTTGGCAATCGTCGAGAGCGTCTTTCGGGACCAGCACTCCAATGAGAAGTGGGTCCTCCAGGAGGACGATGCGGGGCTCAGCGTAACGGCCGGGCCGGGCTTCGAGACCTGA